The following DNA comes from Streptomyces pristinaespiralis.
CCTCCGCCGCGCCGCCGCTCGGCTCCGCCGGGGGTCATCCGGCCGCCGTACGCCACTTCTTGTCGAGGACGATGGTCTTCATCTGCTCGATGGTCAGCACCGGCTCGGCCCGGCCAGCGTCCTGGCCCTGACCCGGCGCGTTGAAGGCCATCATCACGACCCGGAAGCCGTCGGGACGCAGCGTGTCGACCGTCCAGCCGACCGCCCCCGCGCCGCCCTTCTGGTCGGGGTCGTTCTCCTTCTTCACCAGGACCTTGGTGCCGTCCGGCAGGGTGGTGACGTCGCCGGCGAAGAGTTCCGACGCGAGGTCCTGCATGCCGGTCTGCGCGTTGACCTGGATGAAGCCGGCGCCCTTGCCGTCGTCGGCGACGACGAAGCCGTAACCGGGGTCGCCCTGCTTGTCGAGGACCTTCAGCCCCTTGGGGAGCAGGGACATGAGGATCTTGTCCACCGAAGCACCGGTCCGGCCGGGCGGCCGTGTCTCCTTACGGGGCTCGCCCAGCTGCGCGCCGATCGACTTCCACACCTCGTCCGTGACGAGCGCCTTCATCTGCGGCCCCGTCAGGGGCGGCGCCGGCCTGCTGACCGGTGCGTCCTTCTCGGCGGGCGCGTTCCATTCGCTCGCGTCGACCTGTACGCCCTCGGGCGTGATCAGGACCGCCCGCCACATGCGGGTGTCCACGCGCCGGTCGGGATACTCGTAGCCCTGGACCAGCATGAAGCGGGAGCCGCCGGGGAGCGTCTCGGCCCTGCATGTGTCGTGCTGCACCAGCGCCTTGGACGGGCAGGTGACCAACTGCTCCGCGCTCTGTCCGGCCGGGTCGACGGTACTCACGCCGAGGCTGATCGCCGCCGCTCCTTGACCGTCGTCGAAGACGAGGGAGGCGTACGGGCCGGTCTTCCCGCCCTTCGGGTCCTCGGTGATGCCGCGGCCGTCCTCCTGGGTGATCTTCCCCTCGGGCAGGAGGGCCTTGAAGGCCGCGAGCATCTTCTCCTTGGTGACCCCGCCCGCCGCGGACGGGCCCGGGGCGCTGGGCGTGGCCGGCCCTTCGGCGGCGCTGGGCGTGGCCGGCAACGCGGCCGATGTCCGGCCGTCGCCCGGGCCGAGCGCGCCGGTCGTGTACCCGCCGGCGACCCCGACCACGGCGAGTGCCAGGACACTGCCGGCCACGGCGGCGGCTCGTCGGCGGGCCAGCCGGCGGCGGCCGCGGGTCAGGCCGCCGTCCACCAGACCCGGCCGGTCGGAGGGCCGGAAGGTGTCAGCGGTACGGCGGATCGCATCTCCGAGTTCGTCCTCGAAAGGCATGGGGAACCACACTCTCTGGTCGCAACACACGAAATGAAGTAGTTGGGCTCGCGGGGCGTCCCGCAGGAACGGCCCGCCGTCGGGGCGCCGCGCTCAGCGGGCGGCGAACTCGACCAGGCTTCCGCCGAGTTGCTCACGGAGCTTGCCGAGCGCCCGCACCGCTCTGCTGCGCACCGCGGCGGAACTGACGTTCATCGCGTCGGCGGTCTCCTCGATGCTGCGGTCCTCCCAGTACCGCAGCACCACCACCGCCCGGTCCTTCGGTGAGAGCCGGCCGAGCGCACCGAGGAGCGCGAGGCGCAGCTCGGGGTCGTCGGTGCGGAGCAGGGCGGAGTCGGGCAGTTCGCCGACAGGTCGTTCGGAAGCGGACCGCCGGCGCCGGTGAGTCAGGAACGAGCGGACGAGGACGGTCTGTGCGTACCCCGCCGGATTCTCGATCCGGGAGACCCGCCCCCACAGCACGTACATCCGTCCGAGCGTCTCCTGCACCAGATCCTCCGCGAGGTGGGTGTCCCCACTGGTGAGGAGGCAGGCGGAGCGGTAGAGGTGCGCGGCGCGGTTCGTCGCGAACTCTCTGTACTCCTCCGCGCGGGACGCTCTCATCCCCTGCTCACTCTCCCCCGTGGTGCGCCGGCGACCCCTTCACCTCATTGACGCGGCAGCGTCCCGGAAATGTTTCAACCTTCTTCGGAGAATCTCGCACCCGGGCGGTGTCAGGCCCCGACGTACTCCCGGAGGTGGTGCGCGGTGAGGGTGTCCCCGTGGGCGACCAGGTCCTTCGGCGTCCCCTCGAAGACGATGCGGCCGCCGTCGTGTCCGGCGCCGGGTCCGAGGTCGATGATCCAGTCCGCGTGCGCCATCACCGCCTGGTGGTGCTCGATGACGATCACGGTGTTGCCGGCGTCCACCAGCCGGTCGAGCAGCGCCAGCAGCTGGTCCACGTCGGCCATGTGCAGGCCGGTGGTCGGCTCGTCCAGCACGTAGGTCGCCGCCTTCTCCGCCATGTGGATGGCCAGCTTGATGCGCTGCCGCTCACCGCCGGAGAGGGTGTTGAGCGGCTGTCCGAGCCGCAGGTAGCCGAGCCCGACGTCCCGCAGGCGGCCGAGGATGGTGTGTGCCTGCCCGGAGGTGAAGAAGTCGTGGGCCTCGGCCACCGACATCCCCAGCACCTCGCTGATGTTCTTGCCGCGCAGCGTGTAGGTGAGCACCTCGGGCGTGAACCTCCTGCCCTCGCACTCCTCGCACACCGACGCCACCCCGGCCATCATGGCGAGGTCGGTGTAGACGAGCCCCAGGCCGTTGCACTTGGGGCAGGCGCCCTCCGAATTGGCGCTGAACAGGGCCGCCTTGACGCCGTTGGCCTTGGCGAAGGCCGTACGGATCGGGTTGAGCAGACCGGTGTACGTCGCCGGGTTCGAGCGGCGCGAACCGCGGATCGGCGACTGATCGGCGACCATCACTCCCTCGCGGGCGGGCAGACTGCCGTGGATCAGCGAGCTCTTGCCCGAGCCGGCGACGCCGGTGACCACCGTCAGGACGCCGAGCGGTATGTCGACGCTCACATCCCGCAGGTTGTGCAGGTCGGCGCCCTTGATGGACAGCTGCCCCCGCGGCTCACGCACCTGCTCCCGCAGTCCGGCCCGGTGCTCCAGGTGCCGCCCGGTCAGCGTCCCGGAGGCACGCAGGCCGGGCACATCTCCGCTGAAGCAGATCCGCCCGCCCTCCGTGCCGGCCCCGGGACCCAGGTCGACGACATGGTCGGCGATCTCGATGACCTCGGGCTTGTGCTCGACGACGAGCACCGTGTTCCCCTTGTCGCGCAGCCGCAGCAGCAGGTCGTTCATCCGCCGGATGTCGTGCGGGTGCAGACCGACGGTCGGCTCGTCGAAGACGTAGGTCACGTCGGTGAGACTGGATCCGAGGTGCCGCACCATCTTCACGCGCTGCGCCTCACCGCCGGACAGCGTGCCTGCGGGCCGGTCGAGGCTGAGATAGCCGAGGCCGATCTCCACCAGCGAGTCGAGCAGGTCCCGCAGACCGGCGAGCAGCGGGGCCACGCCCGGATCGTCGATCCGGCGCACGAACTTCGCGAGATCGCTGATCTGCATCGCGGAGCACTCCGCGATGTTCACCCCGTCGATCTTCGAGGACAGGGCGGCGGCCGTCAGTCGGGTGCCCCCGCAGTCGGGGCATTCCCTGAAGACCACGGCCCGGTCGACGAAGGCCCGGATGTGGGACTGCATCGCGTCCCGGTCCTTGGTCAGCATCGTCCGCTGGACCTTCAGCAGCAGGCCCTCGTAGGTGAAGTTGTTGCTGCCGACCTTCACCTTGACCTGCGGCTTGTGGAGGAAGTCGGCCCACTCCTGCTCGGTGAAGTCCCTGAGCTTCTTGTCCGGGTCGTAGAAACCGGAGTTGGCCATGATCTGCCAGTACCACGAGTCCACGGCGAAGTTCGGCACGGTGATCGCGCCCTCGTTCAGCGACTTGTCCCGGTCGACCAGTTGGTCGATGTCGATGTCCGACACCTGGCCGACGCCTTCGCAGCGGGGACACATGCCTTCGGGGAGGTTGAAGCTGAAGGCTCCGGAGGTGCCGATGTGCGGCGTGCCCAGCCGGGAGAAGACGATCCGCAGCATGGTGTACGCGTCGGTGGCGGTGCCCACGGTGGAACGGGAGTTGGCTCCCATCCGCTCCTGGTCGACCACGATCGCGGCGCTCAGATTGTGCAGGGCGTCCACGTCGGGCCGGCCGAGGCTCGGCATGAACGACTGGATGAAGGCGGTGTACGTCTCGTTGATGAGCCGCTGGGACTCGGCGGCGATCGTCCCGAAGACGAGGGACGACTTCCCCGAGCCGGACACACCGGTGAAGACGGTGAGGCGCCGCTTGGGTATGTCGAGCGAAACATCTGCCAGGTTGTTCTCGCGCGCGCCGCGCACCTGGATCACATGGTGGTTGTCGGCCGGGATCGTCATCTGCCCGACGTTAGCCGACCCCACCGACAACGGGGCCCGTACCCGCGTCCCGCCC
Coding sequences within:
- a CDS encoding SigE family RNA polymerase sigma factor; this encodes MRASRAEEYREFATNRAAHLYRSACLLTSGDTHLAEDLVQETLGRMYVLWGRVSRIENPAGYAQTVLVRSFLTHRRRRSASERPVGELPDSALLRTDDPELRLALLGALGRLSPKDRAVVVLRYWEDRSIEETADAMNVSSAAVRSRAVRALGKLREQLGGSLVEFAAR
- a CDS encoding ATP-binding cassette domain-containing protein, which encodes MTIPADNHHVIQVRGARENNLADVSLDIPKRRLTVFTGVSGSGKSSLVFGTIAAESQRLINETYTAFIQSFMPSLGRPDVDALHNLSAAIVVDQERMGANSRSTVGTATDAYTMLRIVFSRLGTPHIGTSGAFSFNLPEGMCPRCEGVGQVSDIDIDQLVDRDKSLNEGAITVPNFAVDSWYWQIMANSGFYDPDKKLRDFTEQEWADFLHKPQVKVKVGSNNFTYEGLLLKVQRTMLTKDRDAMQSHIRAFVDRAVVFRECPDCGGTRLTAAALSSKIDGVNIAECSAMQISDLAKFVRRIDDPGVAPLLAGLRDLLDSLVEIGLGYLSLDRPAGTLSGGEAQRVKMVRHLGSSLTDVTYVFDEPTVGLHPHDIRRMNDLLLRLRDKGNTVLVVEHKPEVIEIADHVVDLGPGAGTEGGRICFSGDVPGLRASGTLTGRHLEHRAGLREQVREPRGQLSIKGADLHNLRDVSVDIPLGVLTVVTGVAGSGKSSLIHGSLPAREGVMVADQSPIRGSRRSNPATYTGLLNPIRTAFAKANGVKAALFSANSEGACPKCNGLGLVYTDLAMMAGVASVCEECEGRRFTPEVLTYTLRGKNISEVLGMSVAEAHDFFTSGQAHTILGRLRDVGLGYLRLGQPLNTLSGGERQRIKLAIHMAEKAATYVLDEPTTGLHMADVDQLLALLDRLVDAGNTVIVIEHHQAVMAHADWIIDLGPGAGHDGGRIVFEGTPKDLVAHGDTLTAHHLREYVGA